CGTCCGGCGAGCCGACGTGCTCCGTGGGGAGCATCGGGAGCGAATGGGAGAGATCCTGCGGGGCGACCGCCTGCGGCGCGCGTGGCGGCGCGCCAAGACCGCCGTGCTTTCCTTCGACCGCGGCTGGCACCTCCTGGTGACGCCGCGCTTCACCGGCGCGGTGCTCGTATTCGAAGGTGGCCGTGCTGCCGCACCCCCTGGTGAGACGGCCGGCCCCCCCGAGGACGATCCGTATGCGGCGCTGGTCTGGCGCCTCGCCGACGGCGGCGCCTTCTGGTATCGCGACGTGCGACGACTGGGGACGGTGACGCTGGTCGACGACGAGGCGTTGGACGAGTTCGACCGATCGCTGGGACCAGAGCCACTTGACCCGAGCTTCGATGCCGACCGATTATCGGTACTTCTTCGGGGCTCCCGCTCGGCGATCAAGAAGGTGCTGATGGACCAGCGCGTGTTGGCTGGGGTGGGGAACATCTACGCGAACGAGGCGCTGTGGCGCGCGCGGATCGATCCGTCGCGCGAGGCGCGCTCGCTTGTCGCCGTGGAGGTGGAGCGCCTGCACGCCGAGCTGCGGTCGATCCTGACGGCGTCGATCGCGGTGCGCGGAACGACCTTCCGGGACTATCGCGATCCGTCGAACAGGGCTGGCGGGTTCGCGGCGCAGCTCCAGGCATATGGCCGCGGGGGCGAGCGCTGCAAGTGCTGCGGCGCCACCCTCACCGAGACACACGCCATCGACGGGCGATCGACCGTCTTCTGTCACCGATGCCAGCACTGACCCTTTCGCAGCGCCAGTCGGAGGCGAGGCGCCTAGCGGAGCTGCGCGATCACGTGCGCGGTTCGGCGAGCGACCGCCCGGGGGTGTACCGGATGCTGGGCGAGGGGGGCGAGGTGGTGTACGTGGGGAAGAGCAAGAAGATCCGCACGCGCCTGATGTCGTACTTCCGCGCCGAGTACCCCAAGGACAAGGGGGCGCGCATCGTGCGCGAGGCGGCGACGATCGAGTGGAGCTACGTGCCGAGCGAGTTCGCGGCGCTGCTCGAGGAGCTGCGGCTCATCAAGCGCTATCGCCCGCGGTTCAACGTGGCGATGAAGCGCGACGACCGGC
This genomic stretch from Gemmatimonadaceae bacterium harbors:
- the mutM gene encoding bifunctional DNA-formamidopyrimidine glycosylase/DNA-(apurinic or apyrimidinic site) lyase; the protein is MPELPEVETIARELDARLAGRIVVEVAVRRADVLRGEHRERMGEILRGDRLRRAWRRAKTAVLSFDRGWHLLVTPRFTGAVLVFEGGRAAAPPGETAGPPEDDPYAALVWRLADGGAFWYRDVRRLGTVTLVDDEALDEFDRSLGPEPLDPSFDADRLSVLLRGSRSAIKKVLMDQRVLAGVGNIYANEALWRARIDPSREARSLVAVEVERLHAELRSILTASIAVRGTTFRDYRDPSNRAGGFAAQLQAYGRGGERCKCCGATLTETHAIDGRSTVFCHRCQH